A DNA window from Microcystis aeruginosa NIES-843 contains the following coding sequences:
- a CDS encoding response regulator transcription factor — translation MSEILLVEDSQTQRELICDLLRNSGIKVTIATDGVEALEHIQRANPDLVVLDIVMPRMNGYEVCRRLKSDPKTKNVPVVICSLKGEVFDRYWGMKIGADAYIVKPFEPIEFIYTIKQLLRR, via the coding sequence ATGAGCGAAATATTGCTGGTAGAAGACAGCCAAACGCAAAGGGAACTGATCTGTGATCTACTCCGCAATAGCGGCATTAAGGTCACGATCGCCACGGATGGGGTGGAAGCCCTCGAACATATTCAGAGAGCCAATCCGGATCTCGTCGTCCTCGATATCGTCATGCCCCGCATGAATGGTTATGAGGTGTGTCGTCGTCTCAAGTCGGATCCAAAAACCAAAAATGTCCCGGTGGTGATTTGTTCCTTGAAAGGGGAAGTCTTTGATCGCTATTGGGGCATGAAAATCGGAGCCGATGCCTACATTGTCAAGCCCTTTGAACCGATTGAGTTCATTTATACCATTAAACAACTGTTGCGCCGATAA
- a CDS encoding chemotaxis protein CheW, producing the protein MLNNADFFAGNAQNIAPDNQELQTPVGELYLRFYLPSQDEFALSAVGICEVIQQPLDRITPIPNASPLLLGTINLRGQVIWVADLGQFLGDSSRLNTDRAEIPIIAIKEEETILGLAVERLGDMEWLDPDKLGSAASIPDQIALYVQGEWILGQESKKTLRLLDYLAILRFARWAA; encoded by the coding sequence ATGCTTAACAACGCCGATTTTTTTGCTGGTAACGCTCAAAATATCGCCCCCGACAATCAGGAATTACAAACTCCCGTCGGTGAACTGTACTTGCGATTTTATCTACCCTCTCAGGACGAGTTTGCCCTTAGTGCCGTGGGAATTTGCGAGGTAATACAGCAACCACTAGATCGCATTACCCCCATTCCCAATGCTTCACCCTTGCTCCTCGGCACGATCAATCTCCGGGGTCAAGTGATCTGGGTGGCGGATCTCGGGCAATTTTTGGGGGATAGCAGCCGCTTAAACACCGATCGAGCCGAAATTCCCATAATTGCGATCAAAGAAGAGGAAACGATCCTCGGTTTAGCGGTGGAACGTTTGGGAGATATGGAATGGCTCGACCCAGATAAACTAGGTAGTGCCGCCAGTATTCCCGATCAGATCGCCCTCTATGTGCAGGGAGAGTGGATTCTGGGCCAAGAATCAAAAAAAACCTTAAGACTACTCGATTATCTGGCCATACTCCGTTTTGCCCGTTGGGCAGCTTAA
- the petD gene encoding cytochrome b6-f complex subunit IV, which produces MSTLKKPDLSDPALRAKLAKGMGHNYYGEPAWPNDLLYVFPVVIFGTIGLCTGLAIMDPTMIGEPADPFATPLEILPEWYLYPVFQILRILPNKLLGIACMAGVPLGLMLVPFIESVNKFQNPFRRPVATAIFLFGTVVTIWLGIGATFPIDISLTLGLF; this is translated from the coding sequence ATGTCCACATTAAAAAAGCCCGATCTCAGCGATCCCGCTCTGCGCGCTAAGTTGGCTAAAGGGATGGGTCACAACTACTACGGTGAACCCGCTTGGCCTAACGATCTACTCTATGTCTTCCCGGTAGTTATCTTTGGTACGATCGGACTCTGCACCGGTTTAGCGATTATGGATCCCACCATGATCGGTGAACCTGCCGATCCTTTCGCTACTCCCCTAGAAATTCTGCCAGAGTGGTATCTTTATCCCGTTTTCCAAATTCTCCGTATTCTTCCTAACAAACTCTTAGGTATCGCTTGCATGGCCGGCGTTCCCCTAGGCTTGATGTTAGTTCCCTTTATTGAAAGCGTCAATAAATTCCAAAATCCTTTCCGTCGTCCCGTCGCTACCGCTATCTTCCTATTTGGTACTGTGGTCACGATCTGGTTAGGTATTGGTGCCACTTTCCCCATCGATATATCTTTAACTCTCGGTTTGTTCTAA
- a CDS encoding squalene/phytoene synthase family protein, with product MNLRDNALTILQETSRTFYIPISRLPDRLLEAVASAYLCMRAIDEVEDHPDLDNFSKSQILRQISLNLQAGTENSTKEDFAFGLVHREILPEVTLRIGEWALLAPDSIAPRVWDATAAMADRMAYWAGNNWDIRTEIELDQYTFSVAGAVGLLLSDLWNWYDGTQTNRSYAIGFGRGLQAVNIARNHGEDLRRGVSFLPQGWTISDIHNYARRNLKLADYYTQSLPNGPALDFCKIPLALAHGTLEVLALGKEKLSRSDVIALVQQITR from the coding sequence ATGAATTTGCGCGATAATGCTTTAACGATTCTGCAAGAAACGAGTCGAACTTTTTATATTCCCATAAGTCGTTTACCAGATCGCCTGCTCGAGGCAGTAGCCTCAGCTTATCTCTGTATGAGGGCGATCGATGAAGTAGAAGACCATCCCGACCTAGATAACTTCAGTAAATCCCAGATATTAAGACAAATTAGCCTGAATTTACAAGCAGGTACTGAAAATTCCACCAAAGAGGACTTTGCTTTTGGCTTAGTCCATCGGGAGATTTTGCCGGAAGTAACCCTGAGAATTGGCGAATGGGCCCTGTTAGCACCGGATTCGATCGCCCCCCGGGTTTGGGATGCCACGGCGGCCATGGCCGATCGCATGGCCTACTGGGCTGGGAATAACTGGGATATTCGCACAGAAATAGAATTAGATCAATATACCTTTAGTGTGGCCGGTGCCGTGGGTTTATTGCTGTCTGACCTCTGGAATTGGTACGACGGCACTCAAACTAATCGCAGTTATGCCATCGGTTTTGGTCGGGGTTTACAAGCGGTTAATATTGCCCGCAACCATGGCGAGGATCTGCGCCGGGGGGTAAGTTTTCTGCCCCAGGGTTGGACAATTAGTGATATTCATAATTATGCCCGTCGTAATCTGAAATTAGCCGATTATTACACTCAATCGCTGCCTAATGGGCCGGCACTTGATTTTTGTAAGATTCCCCTCGCTTTAGCCCATGGCACTCTCGAAGTCCTAGCTTTAGGTAAGGAAAAACTCAGCCGCAGCGATGTCATCGCTTTGGTACAACAAATTACCCGTTAG
- a CDS encoding RNA-guided endonuclease InsQ/TnpB family protein: MYRCQQNLMSMDKHLKAILELICAESHKLTNCGIYYARQLYLKTQKIIGKFDLEKEYKNNKHDQVLSSQAAQQILRSVAESFKSFKELNQKYRKGELTDEPHLPKYIKKEGLFLVTYPKQALKWVDNQIGIPLGKTVKQWFGLDSFYWPMTSNLRFQEIKELRILPRNHCFYVEFVDESKPVEIEVNPDNVLGLDPGLNNWLTGVSSLGTSFVIDGRHLKSVNRWYHKQVATLKEGKPQGFWSTQLAKITEKRNRKIRDAVNKAARLVINHCLEHQRNKDQKGEGNLGKKNHQSFVSIPTAKLKERIRQLCEHCGIKFIETEESYTSKASFLDNDSLPKFVEKTEGWQPSGKRTKRGLYRTAQNQYINADANGAANIIRKVSTTLNFDLSRVSRGVLTRPQKFKCWSAKKTRSPLRILRHLWVGEVKKTFIMEDNYSCYTLQK, from the coding sequence ATGTATAGATGCCAGCAAAATCTAATGAGCATGGATAAACATTTAAAGGCTATCCTTGAGTTAATTTGTGCTGAGTCTCATAAGCTGACTAACTGTGGAATTTATTATGCCCGTCAACTTTATTTAAAAACCCAGAAAATTATTGGCAAATTTGATTTAGAGAAAGAGTATAAAAACAACAAACACGATCAAGTTTTATCCTCTCAGGCAGCACAGCAAATACTTAGAAGTGTTGCTGAGTCATTTAAATCATTTAAAGAGCTAAACCAGAAATATAGAAAGGGAGAGTTAACAGATGAGCCTCATCTACCTAAATACATAAAAAAAGAAGGTCTGTTCCTTGTCACTTATCCCAAGCAAGCCCTAAAATGGGTTGATAATCAAATTGGAATCCCTTTAGGAAAAACTGTTAAGCAATGGTTTGGACTTGATAGCTTCTATTGGCCAATGACCTCCAATTTGAGGTTTCAAGAAATTAAGGAATTAAGAATACTGCCCAGAAATCATTGTTTTTATGTTGAGTTTGTTGATGAGAGTAAACCAGTCGAGATTGAGGTCAATCCCGATAATGTACTAGGTTTAGATCCGGGTTTAAACAATTGGCTAACAGGAGTTTCTAGTCTTGGTACTAGCTTTGTAATTGATGGAAGGCATCTTAAGTCTGTTAATCGTTGGTACCACAAGCAGGTAGCTACTCTCAAAGAAGGAAAACCTCAAGGATTTTGGTCAACTCAACTCGCTAAAATCACAGAAAAGCGTAATCGAAAAATAAGAGATGCTGTTAATAAAGCAGCTAGACTTGTTATTAATCACTGTCTTGAGCATCAAAGGAACAAAGACCAAAAGGGGGAAGGTAATTTAGGCAAAAAGAACCATCAATCTTTTGTTTCAATTCCGACAGCAAAACTCAAAGAACGTATTAGACAATTGTGTGAACATTGTGGGATTAAGTTTATTGAAACAGAAGAAAGTTATACCTCAAAAGCTTCATTTTTAGACAATGACTCGCTACCTAAATTTGTTGAAAAAACCGAAGGGTGGCAACCATCAGGAAAGAGAACAAAAAGAGGATTGTATCGGACTGCTCAAAATCAGTATATTAATGCTGATGCTAATGGGGCAGCTAACATAATTCGGAAAGTAAGCACAACACTTAATTTTGATTTAAGTCGAGTGTCTAGGGGCGTTTTGACTCGTCCTCAGAAATTCAAGTGCTGGTCAGCTAAAAAGACGCGAAGTCCGCTGAGAATCCTCCGTCATTTATGGGTCGGAGAAGTCAAAAAAACTTTTATTATGGAGGACAACTACTCGTGCTATACCTTGCAGAAGTAA
- the petB gene encoding cytochrome b6: MFTKQVTDSKAYQWFQERLEIQGIADDISTKYVPPHVNIFYCLGGITLVCFVIQFATGFAMTFYYKPTVAEALSSVQYIMNEVNFGWLIRSIHRWSASMMVLMMILHVFRVYLTGGFKKPRELTWVTGVVLAVITVTFGVTGYSLPWDQVGYWAVKIVSGVPAAIPVVGDQLVTLMRGSESVGQATLTRFYSLHTFVLPWSIAVFMLLHFLMIRKQGISGPL, from the coding sequence ATGTTTACCAAACAAGTAACGGATTCTAAAGCCTATCAATGGTTTCAGGAACGCTTAGAAATTCAAGGGATCGCTGATGATATCAGCACCAAATACGTTCCCCCCCACGTTAATATCTTCTACTGTCTGGGTGGTATCACCCTTGTGTGCTTCGTGATCCAGTTTGCCACTGGTTTCGCCATGACCTTCTACTACAAACCCACTGTAGCAGAGGCCCTCTCCTCCGTACAGTACATCATGAACGAAGTCAACTTTGGTTGGCTAATTCGTTCTATCCATCGCTGGTCTGCCAGTATGATGGTCTTAATGATGATCCTGCACGTTTTCCGCGTCTATCTGACCGGTGGCTTCAAAAAACCTCGCGAATTAACCTGGGTCACTGGGGTTGTCTTGGCCGTAATCACCGTTACCTTCGGTGTCACCGGTTATTCCTTACCCTGGGATCAGGTGGGTTACTGGGCCGTTAAAATTGTTTCCGGTGTACCTGCTGCTATTCCCGTCGTCGGTGATCAACTCGTCACCCTGATGCGCGGTAGCGAAAGCGTCGGTCAAGCAACTTTAACCCGTTTCTACAGCTTACATACCTTTGTACTACCCTGGTCGATCGCGGTCTTCATGTTGCTACATTTCTTGATGATCCGTAAACAAGGCATTTCTGGGCCTCTATAA
- a CDS encoding IS607 family transposase codes for MTLRKAVELWGLHPNTLREYADEGKIKSIKNEAGQRLYDVQSYVNGAARASLVCYCRVSSIKQRDDLERQVSFMRGFYPEAEIIQDIASGFNFPRKGLRATLDRLLWGNKLTIVMSTLDRLCRFRFELIQYMVEQNGSKILVLDQTVHSPESELTADLL; via the coding sequence GTGACCCTAAGAAAAGCCGTTGAGCTATGGGGATTACATCCCAATACATTAAGAGAATATGCCGATGAAGGGAAAATCAAAAGTATCAAAAACGAAGCAGGGCAACGATTGTACGATGTCCAGTCTTACGTCAATGGTGCAGCTAGAGCTTCCCTTGTTTGCTACTGCCGAGTCAGTTCCATCAAGCAACGAGATGACCTTGAGAGACAAGTCAGCTTTATGCGCGGATTCTATCCAGAGGCAGAAATCATCCAAGACATCGCTAGTGGGTTTAACTTCCCAAGAAAAGGACTTAGAGCCACACTGGACAGATTATTGTGGGGAAATAAACTCACAATTGTTATGTCCACACTGGACAGATTATGCCGATTTAGATTCGAGCTTATACAGTACATGGTCGAACAAAACGGTAGCAAAATCTTGGTTCTCGACCAAACTGTTCATAGTCCCGAATCAGAACTTACAGCAGACTTGTTATAA
- the hmpF gene encoding pilus motility taxis protein HmpF, producing MLYLAEVKKQTRGFIGGYKTELKLLACQHNDQTWSAIPGEDILTYDETNSLGEGALLLVNLSNNRQLQGNPELAGAEMVRQLQKISRLMERSKKDQEKIEQWKQSLTYQSEILNRQKMEMETRIEQIEQIEAEFDYLERKRQELETLKQQLNEQQRHLEEGQINCNSYPNLSPEKQQFIRSLAERLANNHDRGNSPSQILHSTLESVQEQQTILNSCWQSLEEQKKTVENRQVANDEMLDYLEQRARELQTSRNALETAQIQLQIQETVLNQKQELFERLNLTLQTTDSTRQMLLRLLQGEELDFDGKIDLEALEKMPLEELESLVKNLQTDLKRWEIFVNDQEEELTLQCQTVEELEARMATIDESERANLESELAEEQEKKGMLAATLVGQRRNLQERQAIRSQHLKMLQRRQGILSPEDAQKCSFEPLLILLADNYQNNLQESQRLAAEIKGLQEDLPKNRDTIDGQWSDLEQKTREFEEQERQWRDANLALLRLKTQVQQYETFLQPVQDQLDQIRQKLETISQWLTPMESNGSAYHYAINS from the coding sequence GTGCTATACCTTGCAGAAGTAAAAAAACAGACTAGAGGTTTTATCGGTGGTTACAAAACCGAATTGAAACTATTGGCCTGTCAGCATAATGATCAGACGTGGAGTGCCATACCGGGGGAAGATATCTTAACCTACGACGAAACTAACTCCCTGGGTGAAGGTGCGCTTCTCTTGGTAAATTTGAGCAATAATCGTCAACTGCAAGGAAACCCGGAATTAGCGGGAGCGGAGATGGTGCGGCAACTGCAAAAGATTTCCCGTTTGATGGAGCGCAGCAAGAAAGATCAAGAGAAAATCGAGCAGTGGAAACAATCCCTCACCTATCAAAGCGAGATTCTCAACCGCCAGAAAATGGAAATGGAGACAAGAATCGAGCAAATTGAACAAATAGAGGCAGAATTCGATTATTTAGAGCGCAAAAGACAAGAACTGGAAACCCTAAAACAACAATTAAACGAGCAACAGCGACACCTGGAAGAAGGACAAATAAATTGTAACTCCTACCCCAATCTTTCCCCAGAAAAACAACAATTTATTCGCTCTCTAGCGGAGCGTTTAGCTAATAATCATGATCGGGGCAATTCTCCCTCACAAATTCTCCATTCCACTCTTGAATCTGTGCAGGAACAACAGACAATTTTAAATAGTTGTTGGCAGAGTTTAGAGGAGCAGAAAAAAACTGTAGAAAATCGTCAGGTCGCCAACGATGAAATGCTCGATTATCTCGAACAAAGAGCTAGGGAATTACAGACGAGTCGCAATGCTTTGGAAACGGCTCAAATACAATTACAAATACAAGAAACTGTTCTGAATCAAAAACAGGAATTATTCGAGCGCCTTAACCTCACCCTACAAACCACTGATTCTACTCGACAAATGCTCCTTCGTCTCCTGCAAGGGGAAGAACTAGATTTTGATGGTAAAATCGATCTAGAAGCTCTTGAAAAAATGCCTTTAGAAGAATTGGAGAGCTTAGTTAAGAACTTACAAACAGACCTCAAGCGCTGGGAAATTTTTGTCAACGACCAAGAGGAAGAATTAACTCTCCAATGCCAAACCGTGGAAGAATTAGAAGCAAGAATGGCCACAATAGATGAATCCGAGCGAGCTAATTTAGAATCCGAATTAGCCGAGGAACAGGAAAAAAAAGGAATGCTGGCGGCAACTTTGGTCGGACAAAGACGTAATCTCCAGGAAAGGCAAGCTATTCGCTCTCAACATCTGAAAATGCTGCAACGGAGACAGGGGATTTTATCCCCAGAAGATGCCCAAAAATGTAGCTTTGAACCATTGTTAATTCTGTTGGCCGATAATTATCAAAATAATCTCCAAGAAAGTCAACGTTTAGCAGCAGAAATCAAGGGACTACAAGAGGATTTACCAAAAAACAGAGATACTATTGACGGTCAATGGTCGGATTTAGAGCAAAAAACTCGTGAATTTGAAGAACAGGAGCGACAATGGCGCGATGCTAATCTGGCATTATTGCGTTTAAAAACTCAGGTACAACAGTACGAAACTTTCCTGCAACCCGTGCAGGATCAACTCGATCAAATCCGTCAAAAACTAGAAACTATCTCCCAATGGTTGACACCCATGGAATCTAATGGTAGTGCCTATCATTACGCTATTAACAGTTAG